CCACGGTTGCGGCATCGTCTCGGCGGCCGATTGGGCTCCCCAGCTGTTGGCGTCGATCAGGCAGATGTCGGGCTCGACATCTCGGACCGCGTCGCGGAAGTCGTCGACTTCGTACTGTGCGCACTGGCCCAGCACACGCACGGTGTTGCCTGCCGCACGCAGCACCCCGCCGGCAGCCGGGCCCGCGCTCTGCAGCGCCTCGATCCGCGGGTCGACGGCCTCGGCGTCAAAACCCAACTGGCGGCACAGGTCCACTCCCGCGGCGAGCGTGCGCACGTGCACCCGATGACCGCGCGACGCGAGCTCGGTCAGCAACGCGCAGAACGGGAAGAGATGGCCCAGCGCGGGTGCGGTGTAGGCCAGTACTACTGCCATCGCGGCTCGGGCCGGGTCTCGGCGACACGGCAGCCCACTCAACGGCTCCTGTCTCGGATGCGGGCGGCCCAGGCCCGTCCGAGGCCGGCTCCGGCGACGGCGACCCGCTGCGTGGTTCCCACGGTGGCCCGCTGGGTGAAGATCTCGAAGTCCAGAGCTTCGATGCGGGACAGGATTTTGGAGTACAAGGTCAGGGCGGTCTCGACACACGGGCGGGAAATCGGTGCCAGCATGGCGATTCCCGGCTGCGCCTGCGCGTACACAGCCCGGGTGAGCGCATGTTGTTCCATCAGTGCCGACCGTACCCGCGCATCGGTTCGCCGGTGCGCCTGACACCACGACAGCAAATCGCGGTCGACTCCGTGCGCGGCCAGTTCGTCGGCGGGCAGATACACCCGGCCACGAGCAAGGTCTTCGTCGACATCGCGCAGGAAGTTGGTCAGCTGAAAGGCTTTTCCCAGCGCCGCGGCATAGGGCGCGGCTTCCTCGCGCGGCACGACGGTGCCCAGCACCGGCAACGTCTGGAAGCCGATGACTTCGGCTGAGCCGTACATGTAGCGCTCCAGGGCGCTGCGATCCGGATAGTCGGTGACGGTGAGGTCCATCCGCATCGAGGCCAAGAAGTCGTCGAACAGCTCCCAGCCGATGGCGTATCGCCGTGCCGTGTCGACCACTGCCGCCAGGATCGGGTCGTCGTCGCACGGTTCGTGGTCGACCAGACCGGTGAACAGCTTGTTCGACAGTGCGGTGAGCTCCGAGGTGCGCTGGTCCGGACTCAGGCCGGTGTCGCGATCGTCGAGAATGTCGTCGGCACGACGAGCGAAGGCGTACAGCGCGTGCACCGCCGGGCGCTGGTAGGGCGCCAGCAGCCGGGTGGCCAGGAAAAAGGTCTTACCGTGCCGGGCGTTGAGCACGCGGCACTGCCGGTAGGCCTCCCGCAGTGCGGGCTGGTGCACACCGGCGGCGTCGAGTTCGGACCCGATCATGGGTGTCTCACCGCGGCTTCGGTCGGTCGTCGTACATCAGGCCACCCGCACCGTGCACGCGTGCGCCATACCGGTCAGTGCGCTACGCGGCTGTTCCGGAATCTGAACGCCGTCAAGCAGATTCAGCGCCCGGGTGCGCAACTGGAGAATCCGCTCCTCCACCCACTGCACCGCGCCGCTGGCATGCACCAGTGCGCGCCAGCGCTCTACGGCGTCGTCGTCGAGTTCGGGGAGAGCCCGCAGCTCCTCGAGCTGCGAGCGCACCCGCGGGTCGGCCAGCTCGTGGGCTGCCACCAGCACACTGGTTGCTTTGTGGGATTCCATGTCGGTGCACGCCGATTTCCCGGTCACCTCGGGTGATCCGAAGACTCCCAGCACGTCGTCGCGCAGCTGAAAGGCTTCGCCGACGGCCGCGCCGTATCCCGACAGCGCGTCCAGGACCGCGGCGTCACACCCGGCCATCTCCGCGCCGAGCTCCAGGGGTCGCCGCACGGTGTAGTTCCCCGACTTGCGGCGCAGCATGTCGAGCACGGCGTCCAGCGTCGGTAGGCCGCCGGAACCGCCCACCAGGTCCGCGAACTGGCCGACGGCCAGCTCGACGCGCATGTCGTCGTAGCGCGGCCACACCCTGGCCAGGGCGTCGGCTTCGACGCCGCTGCGCCGCAGCATCTGCTCGGCCCACACCAGGCACAGGTCGGCCAGCAGGGTCGCCGCCGACTCGCCGAACCGGTCCGCGGGCCCGCCGAGGGAGCGGTCGCGATGCCATTGCCGCAATCGCACGTGCACCGACGGCTTGGCACGGCGCATCACCGAACCGTCCATCACGTCATCCTGGATGAGCGCGAAAGCGTGGAGCAACTCCAGGCTGGCCGACGCCCGCAGGGCCGCCTCGCTGGCCTCGGCACCCGACAACCAGCCCAGGTACATGAACGTCGAGCGCAGGTACTTGCCGCCGTCCACGAAGTCGGCCAGCACCTCACCGGCGATGTCGACCCCCGAGTGCGCCAGCCGGGGCACACACTCGGCCCGCACGAAGTCACCCACGTGGGCGCGTGCCGCCGCGCGCACGTCGTCGAGCAAGCGGGTCGACTCGGGCGAAAGCGAACTGGTGGCTGTCTGCTGCGCGCCCGGTGACCCGACGACGTGCGTCATCAGTGGTGTCCCGGCTCTGTCACCGCTGGTCAACGGCCCAATCCTTTCCTGGGGCAACGATGGCCCTTCCTCGGACAAACGATGGCATCCATCATTCGGAGTCGACGCCGCCATGGATGGGTTCTTTTTTCACCGGGGCGGCCGGCGGCGTCGGATGACCGGTCAGACGGGCATGCCAGCGGGCGATCGGGGCCGGTGCCCACCAGTTGTGCCGGCCCAGCAAGTGCATGAACGCGGGCAGAAGCATCATCCGTACCACCGTGGCATCGAGGACGATCGCCAAGGTCAGACCCACCCCGAACATGCGCATGAAGGACACCTTCGCCGCGAACAGCGCGCCGAAGGAGATCGTCATGATCGCGGCGGCGGCAGTGACCACCCGGCCGGTGTGGGCAAGACCCTGCGCCACGGCTTCGTCATTGGCGAGCCGAGATCGATCGCTGGCCAGCCAGAACTCACGGATGCGCGCGACGATGAAGACCTCGTAGTCCATCGACAGCCCGAACGCGATGCAGAACAGCAGGATCGGCATATTGGCGACCAGCGTCCCGGTGACCGTCGTGCCCAGCGCACCGAGATGGCCCTCCTGAAACACCCAGACCAGCGCCCCGAACGACGCGGTCAGCGACAGCAG
This is a stretch of genomic DNA from Mycobacterium sp. ELW1. It encodes these proteins:
- a CDS encoding phytoene/squalene synthase family protein, whose amino-acid sequence is MIGSELDAAGVHQPALREAYRQCRVLNARHGKTFFLATRLLAPYQRPAVHALYAFARRADDILDDRDTGLSPDQRTSELTALSNKLFTGLVDHEPCDDDPILAAVVDTARRYAIGWELFDDFLASMRMDLTVTDYPDRSALERYMYGSAEVIGFQTLPVLGTVVPREEAAPYAAALGKAFQLTNFLRDVDEDLARGRVYLPADELAAHGVDRDLLSWCQAHRRTDARVRSALMEQHALTRAVYAQAQPGIAMLAPISRPCVETALTLYSKILSRIEALDFEIFTQRATVGTTQRVAVAGAGLGRAWAARIRDRSR
- a CDS encoding polyprenyl synthetase family protein — translated: MTHVVGSPGAQQTATSSLSPESTRLLDDVRAAARAHVGDFVRAECVPRLAHSGVDIAGEVLADFVDGGKYLRSTFMYLGWLSGAEASEAALRASASLELLHAFALIQDDVMDGSVMRRAKPSVHVRLRQWHRDRSLGGPADRFGESAATLLADLCLVWAEQMLRRSGVEADALARVWPRYDDMRVELAVGQFADLVGGSGGLPTLDAVLDMLRRKSGNYTVRRPLELGAEMAGCDAAVLDALSGYGAAVGEAFQLRDDVLGVFGSPEVTGKSACTDMESHKATSVLVAAHELADPRVRSQLEELRALPELDDDAVERWRALVHASGAVQWVEERILQLRTRALNLLDGVQIPEQPRSALTGMAHACTVRVA